In Candidatus Kryptonium sp., the following are encoded in one genomic region:
- the speB gene encoding agmatinase, giving the protein MKTLGKDRNFLSIPEDFSNLENSKIVILPAPYEHTTSYIKGTILGPEKLLEASHQVELYDEEFNLELFREVGIATLEPLDFTDLKDEKAIEIVYNTVLELLKKDKFVVTIGGEHTIAIGAMKAYSEFYPNLTILHFDAHSDLRDEYEGNRYSHACALARVYEFNKNLVQVGIRAQDVEEAKFIKENGIKTFYAWEIKSGKYNKNGNDWKDAIVSELGENVYITFDLDYFDPSVIPAVGTPVPNGLYWDETIELLKKVCSQKNVVGFDIVELCPLAGLEYPNFTAAFFTNKLLNIIFFNKIKSKS; this is encoded by the coding sequence ATGAAAACATTGGGCAAAGACAGAAATTTTCTCTCAATTCCAGAGGATTTCTCAAACCTTGAAAATTCAAAAATTGTAATTCTACCTGCGCCATACGAGCACACAACAAGTTATATAAAAGGGACTATCCTCGGACCTGAAAAGCTTCTTGAAGCGTCTCATCAAGTTGAACTTTATGACGAAGAATTCAACCTTGAGCTCTTCCGCGAAGTAGGAATAGCAACGCTTGAACCACTTGATTTCACAGATTTAAAAGACGAGAAAGCAATTGAGATTGTTTACAATACTGTTCTTGAACTCTTGAAAAAGGATAAATTCGTCGTTACGATTGGTGGTGAACATACGATTGCGATCGGAGCTATGAAAGCTTACTCGGAATTTTACCCAAATTTAACAATTCTTCACTTTGATGCGCACTCCGACTTAAGAGATGAATACGAAGGCAATAGATACAGCCATGCTTGCGCCCTCGCTCGTGTTTATGAGTTTAATAAAAACCTTGTCCAAGTTGGGATAAGAGCCCAAGATGTTGAGGAAGCAAAATTTATAAAAGAAAACGGAATAAAAACCTTCTACGCTTGGGAAATAAAATCAGGTAAGTATAACAAAAATGGAAATGATTGGAAAGATGCTATCGTCTCTGAACTTGGCGAAAATGTCTACATAACATTTGATCTTGATTATTTTGATCCGAGCGTCATCCCTGCTGTTGGAACCCCGGTCCCAAATGGCTTATACTGGGACGAAACCATTGAACTTCTCAAAAAAGTTTGCTCACAAAAAAATGTTGTCGGATTTGATATTGTAGAGCTATGTCCATTGGCAGGGCTTGAATATCCAAACTTCACAGCTGCATTTTTCACGAACAAACTTCTCAACATTATCTTCTTCAACAAAATCAAATCCAAAAGTTGA